One genomic segment of Humidesulfovibrio mexicanus includes these proteins:
- a CDS encoding flavodoxin family protein: protein MTGEVLVLACSHRAGGNSDAAAQVVAEAAGQAGARARVLALRDFSVLPCLACLACAKDNGSRCVLAGKDQAEELFAALMRADAVVVASPIYFYGLPSRCKTWVDRSQRFWEARRKGEAWIAALPQRRAFACLVAGQPGGRMVFEGARLTLKYFLVNFGLELAEPLGLRGVDARGEFAANADALDAVRGLGRQAGQAAVQAARNA, encoded by the coding sequence ATGACGGGCGAGGTGTTGGTGCTGGCGTGCAGCCACCGGGCGGGCGGCAATTCCGACGCCGCGGCGCAGGTTGTGGCCGAAGCTGCGGGCCAGGCCGGAGCGCGGGCGCGCGTATTGGCCCTGCGCGATTTCTCCGTACTGCCCTGCCTGGCCTGCCTGGCCTGCGCCAAGGACAACGGCTCGCGCTGCGTGCTGGCCGGGAAGGACCAGGCCGAGGAACTTTTCGCCGCGCTCATGCGCGCGGATGCGGTGGTCGTGGCGTCGCCAATCTACTTTTATGGGCTCCCGTCGCGTTGCAAAACCTGGGTGGACCGCTCCCAGCGTTTCTGGGAGGCGCGGCGCAAGGGCGAGGCCTGGATCGCGGCCCTGCCGCAGCGCCGGGCCTTCGCCTGCCTGGTGGCGGGGCAGCCGGGCGGGCGGATGGTTTTCGAGGGCGCGCGGCTCACCCTCAAATATTTTCTGGTGAATTTCGGCCTGGAGTTGGCCGAGCCCCTGGGCCTGCGCGGTGTGGATGCGCGGGGCGAATTCGCTGCCAACGCCGATGCCCTGGACGCGGTGCGCGGGCTGGGTCGCCAAGCCGGGCAGGCGGCCGTGCAGGCGGCGCGCAATGCGTGA
- a CDS encoding MBL fold metallo-hydrolase, producing MRITSFPLGPLETNCHILDHQGRALVVDPGGDPAEALVFLRSEGLSVEHILVTHLHFDHIYGCASLAEATGAPVLAPAADAYLMDTELGQGGVFGFPVVTPFASQPVPLGQSRYIGLECRCLATPGHTPGSVTYYFPQAKAAFVGDLIFYRSVGRTDFPGGSAEALKRSVLEQIFTLPDDTALYPGHGLDTTVAAERTHNPFFLHDMF from the coding sequence ATGCGCATCACGTCCTTCCCCCTGGGACCGCTTGAGACCAATTGCCACATTTTGGATCACCAGGGCCGCGCCCTTGTGGTGGATCCTGGCGGCGATCCCGCCGAGGCGCTCGTTTTTTTGCGTTCGGAAGGGCTCAGCGTGGAGCACATCCTCGTCACGCATCTGCATTTTGACCACATCTACGGCTGCGCCAGCCTGGCCGAGGCCACTGGCGCGCCGGTGCTGGCCCCGGCCGCGGACGCCTATCTTATGGACACCGAACTGGGGCAGGGCGGCGTGTTCGGGTTTCCCGTGGTCACCCCCTTTGCGAGCCAGCCTGTTCCGCTTGGACAATCCCGCTACATCGGCCTGGAATGCCGCTGCCTGGCCACGCCGGGGCACACGCCCGGAAGCGTCACCTATTATTTCCCCCAGGCCAAGGCCGCTTTTGTGGGCGACCTGATCTTCTACCGCTCCGTCGGCCGCACGGATTTCCCCGGCGGCAGCGCCGAGGCGCTCAAACGAAGCGTGCTGGAGCAAATCTTCACCCTGCCGGATGATACCGCGCTGTACCCCGGCCATGGCCTGGACACCACAGTGGCTGCGGAACGTACGCACAACCCGTTCTTTCTGCACGATATGTTCTAG
- a CDS encoding THUMP domain-containing class I SAM-dependent RNA methyltransferase, which translates to MPFSSAQRQLLVTCPKGLPPLLAKEIAAMGLPARELTAGVLTTGDMRQCIRLNLALRTGHRVLLELARLRAPDPAALERELSRLPWEDMIPADGHLTVDSSVQNEHVRDGRFANQKAKDAIVDRIASRRGRRPNSGPEPLGACVFLHWRGDAATVYLDTTGAPLARRGYRKMPHRAPLQETLAAGIVLATGFDGSGHFLSPMCGSGTLAVEAALAALGRAPGLLRPDFAFRHLLGFDPEAYAALRREAQAVARKTFPGRIVASDNDPEAVAAARQNARTAGVEEHIEFAVCDFRESPVPDEGSGVCVLNPEYGARLGDTPGLEAVYAGIGDFFKKRLAGWRGFVFTGNPSLAAKVGLKPRRKTPFFNAKIECRLLEYELYAGSRRTPRPGQDEASGQVEASGQAEGPMQPAGPEQAD; encoded by the coding sequence ATGCCGTTCTCCTCCGCCCAGCGCCAACTGCTCGTCACCTGCCCCAAAGGGCTGCCCCCGCTGCTGGCGAAGGAAATCGCCGCGATGGGCCTGCCCGCGCGGGAGCTGACCGCCGGCGTGCTGACCACTGGAGACATGCGCCAGTGCATCCGCCTGAATCTGGCCCTGCGCACCGGCCACCGCGTGCTTCTGGAGCTGGCGAGGCTGCGCGCCCCGGACCCGGCCGCCCTGGAGCGGGAGCTTTCCCGCCTGCCCTGGGAGGACATGATCCCGGCGGACGGGCACCTGACCGTTGATTCCAGCGTGCAGAACGAGCATGTGCGCGATGGCCGCTTCGCCAACCAGAAGGCCAAGGACGCCATCGTGGACCGCATCGCCTCGCGCAGGGGGCGCAGGCCGAACTCCGGGCCCGAGCCGCTGGGCGCGTGCGTGTTCCTGCACTGGCGCGGCGATGCCGCCACCGTGTACCTGGACACCACCGGCGCGCCCCTTGCCCGCCGGGGCTACCGCAAAATGCCCCACAGGGCCCCCCTGCAGGAGACGCTGGCCGCGGGCATCGTGCTGGCCACGGGCTTCGACGGCTCCGGGCACTTCCTTTCCCCCATGTGCGGCAGCGGCACGCTGGCGGTGGAGGCGGCCCTCGCCGCCCTGGGCCGCGCGCCGGGGCTTCTTCGGCCGGACTTCGCCTTCCGGCACCTGCTGGGCTTCGATCCAGAGGCGTACGCCGCGCTCCGGCGGGAGGCCCAGGCCGTGGCGCGCAAGACCTTCCCCGGCCGCATCGTCGCCAGCGACAACGACCCCGAGGCCGTGGCCGCGGCCCGGCAAAACGCCCGCACGGCAGGCGTGGAGGAGCACATCGAATTCGCCGTGTGCGACTTCCGCGAAAGCCCCGTGCCCGACGAAGGTTCCGGCGTGTGCGTGTTGAACCCGGAATACGGCGCGCGCCTGGGCGACACGCCCGGACTTGAGGCCGTGTACGCGGGCATCGGCGATTTCTTCAAAAAGCGGCTCGCCGGATGGCGCGGCTTCGTGTTCACCGGCAACCCAAGCCTGGCCGCGAAGGTGGGCCTCAAGCCCCGCCGTAAGACGCCCTTCTTCAACGCCAAGATCGAATGCCGCCTGCTGGAGTACGAACTGTACGCGGGCAGCCGACGGACCCCGCGCCCCGGCCAGGACGAAGCGTCCGGCCAAGTCGAAGCGTCCGGCCAGGCCGAAGGCCCGATGCAGCCAGCCGGGCCTGAACAGGCCGATTGA
- a CDS encoding bifunctional diguanylate cyclase/phosphodiesterase, whose translation MTLRKATFLWLTASTLALIGALALILHLVISSTFSGLEREHAMRDMERARNALAQELAALDETAVDWAAWDDAREFLLRKGGHDFVESNLNDRTLASLRLSALAFLNRQGEPVWAHGFVPMQGTQAPLPRELSDEFTPGSPLLAANSVEDRVKGYMLLPQGPMLVVACPVTGSEGVGEPVGTLVMLRALGPQETAALAERVRLSLSIERADAPPSADVSQIAGTLTGGMALGPVSPERYCAVRILPDLWGRPALRLVLRDTREIMNLGDRAMLVSLAWMIGGAVLAFVALLAHLERHLLRRLRLLNEQVKNIGADADILLPELGSACPISVPLGRVDLHGSDELSALAMRINGAIRQLERSREGLATQCALTQEQESYLQQLLDSIQAGVILIDPDTRLIREVNAFAAASVGRTRDEIVGNLCHGFICPTAEGRCPVADLGKPGEHALGTLLRADGSQLPVLKSVSRIERSGKPLLLETFIDITDLQQAQEALKRSEESYRAIFMNTGTATMLVDPDTTIALVNQEFEKLSGFSKAEVEGRRRWTEFFVADDVEWMLQHHVRRRQSPELAPRNYEARFLTSRGDERVVRMTVGMIPETKVSVASIEDITERKKAEEQLLHQALHDGLTGLPNRQLLLDRLEHAIESARGEGHELAILLMDLDRFKDVNDSLGHGAGDRLLRIVAGRLREAVPRSDTVARLGGDEFIVVADCAHGRETGAQLAETLRAAFSAPFELDGETLHMDISVGIALFPAHGETPETLLKCADLAMYRAKEGGRSTYAFFTRELDEQVARRMTVEGWLRRALDTGGVEVFFQPKISQPGNRIAGAEALVRLRHPDGALIPPAEFIPVAENTGLIMPLSALVLREACRCATAWRTGPHQDFVMAVNLSPRQFQQPGLADRIRAILQETATPPEALEFEITENLLLDNRPETLETLSELRRMGAGIALDDFGKEYSSLSYIKKLPVQAIKIDRSFIDGLPGDEDDASIVKSVLSLAQGLELRVVAEGVETRAQLDFLVGLGCSEFQGYLFSKPLPAVDMQTLLGQSDPFPLP comes from the coding sequence ATGACGCTACGCAAGGCAACCTTTCTTTGGCTGACCGCCAGCACCCTGGCGCTCATCGGCGCGCTGGCGCTCATTTTACATCTGGTCATCAGCTCCACCTTCAGCGGGCTGGAGCGCGAGCACGCCATGCGCGACATGGAGCGCGCGCGCAACGCGCTGGCCCAGGAGCTCGCCGCCCTGGACGAGACGGCCGTGGACTGGGCCGCCTGGGACGACGCCCGCGAGTTCTTGCTCCGCAAAGGCGGGCACGACTTCGTGGAATCGAACCTGAACGACCGCACGCTGGCCTCGCTCCGGCTTTCGGCCCTCGCCTTTCTGAACCGCCAGGGCGAGCCCGTGTGGGCTCACGGCTTTGTGCCCATGCAGGGCACGCAGGCGCCCCTGCCCCGCGAGCTGAGCGACGAGTTCACGCCCGGATCGCCCCTTTTGGCGGCGAACAGCGTCGAGGACCGCGTCAAGGGCTACATGCTGCTGCCCCAGGGGCCGATGCTCGTGGTCGCCTGCCCGGTCACCGGCAGCGAAGGCGTTGGCGAACCCGTGGGCACGCTGGTGATGCTACGCGCCCTGGGACCGCAGGAAACGGCGGCCCTGGCCGAGCGGGTGCGTCTGTCCCTCTCCATAGAACGGGCGGACGCGCCGCCCAGCGCCGATGTGTCGCAAATCGCCGGCACACTCACCGGCGGCATGGCTCTGGGTCCGGTTTCCCCGGAGCGGTACTGCGCCGTACGGATCCTGCCGGACCTCTGGGGTCGGCCGGCCCTCCGGCTGGTGCTGCGCGACACGCGGGAGATCATGAACCTGGGCGACAGGGCCATGCTCGTCTCCCTCGCCTGGATGATCGGCGGGGCGGTGCTGGCCTTCGTGGCCCTTTTGGCCCACCTGGAGCGACACCTGCTACGCCGTCTGCGGCTGCTCAACGAGCAGGTGAAAAACATCGGGGCGGACGCCGACATCCTGCTGCCGGAACTGGGTTCGGCCTGCCCCATCTCCGTTCCGCTGGGCCGCGTGGACCTTCACGGAAGCGACGAGTTGTCGGCCCTGGCCATGCGCATCAACGGCGCAATCCGGCAACTGGAACGCTCACGCGAGGGGCTGGCCACCCAATGCGCGCTTACCCAGGAGCAGGAAAGCTATCTCCAGCAACTGCTCGACTCCATTCAGGCCGGGGTGATCCTCATCGACCCGGACACCCGCCTCATCCGCGAGGTCAACGCCTTTGCGGCGGCAAGCGTCGGCCGCACGCGCGACGAAATTGTCGGGAACCTGTGCCACGGATTCATCTGCCCCACCGCCGAAGGCAGATGCCCGGTGGCCGACCTGGGCAAACCCGGCGAGCACGCGCTGGGCACGCTCCTGCGCGCCGATGGTTCGCAGCTTCCCGTGCTCAAAAGCGTCTCGCGCATTGAGCGCAGCGGCAAGCCCTTGCTCCTGGAGACCTTCATCGACATCACCGACCTGCAACAGGCCCAGGAGGCCCTCAAGCGATCCGAAGAGAGCTACCGCGCCATCTTCATGAACACCGGCACGGCGACCATGCTCGTCGACCCGGACACGACCATCGCCCTCGTCAACCAGGAATTCGAGAAGCTCTCCGGCTTCTCCAAGGCCGAGGTGGAGGGACGGCGCAGGTGGACGGAGTTCTTTGTGGCCGACGACGTGGAGTGGATGCTCCAGCACCACGTGCGGCGCCGCCAATCGCCGGAGCTGGCCCCCCGCAATTATGAAGCGCGCTTCCTCACCAGCAGGGGCGACGAACGCGTGGTGCGCATGACCGTGGGCATGATTCCGGAGACCAAGGTCAGCGTGGCCTCCATTGAGGACATCACCGAGCGCAAGAAGGCGGAAGAGCAGTTGCTCCACCAGGCCCTGCACGACGGCCTCACCGGTCTGCCCAACCGCCAGCTGCTGCTCGACCGCCTGGAGCACGCCATAGAATCGGCGCGCGGCGAGGGGCATGAGCTGGCTATTCTGCTCATGGACCTGGACCGCTTCAAGGACGTGAACGACTCCCTGGGGCACGGCGCCGGGGACCGGCTGCTCAGGATCGTGGCCGGGCGGCTGCGCGAGGCCGTGCCCCGCAGCGACACCGTGGCCAGGCTGGGCGGCGACGAGTTCATCGTGGTGGCCGATTGCGCCCATGGCCGGGAGACCGGCGCGCAGCTGGCCGAAACGCTGCGCGCGGCCTTTTCGGCCCCCTTCGAGCTGGATGGAGAAACGCTGCACATGGACATCTCCGTGGGCATCGCGCTGTTCCCGGCCCACGGCGAAACCCCAGAAACGCTCCTCAAATGCGCCGATCTGGCCATGTACCGGGCCAAGGAAGGCGGACGCAGCACGTACGCCTTCTTCACCAGGGAGCTGGACGAGCAGGTGGCGCGACGCATGACCGTGGAAGGCTGGCTGCGGCGCGCCCTGGACACCGGGGGCGTGGAGGTGTTCTTCCAGCCCAAGATATCGCAGCCCGGAAACCGCATCGCCGGGGCCGAGGCCCTTGTGCGCCTGCGCCATCCCGATGGCGCGCTCATCCCTCCGGCGGAGTTCATCCCCGTGGCCGAAAACACCGGCCTCATCATGCCCCTTTCCGCCCTGGTGCTGCGCGAGGCTTGCCGCTGCGCCACCGCCTGGCGCACCGGCCCCCACCAGGACTTCGTCATGGCCGTGAACCTCTCGCCCAGGCAGTTCCAGCAGCCCGGCCTGGCGGACCGCATCCGCGCAATACTGCAGGAAACCGCGACCCCGCCGGAAGCCCTTGAATTCGAGATCACCGAAAACCTGCTCCTGGACAACAGGCCGGAAACCCTGGAGACGCTCTCCGAACTGCGGCGCATGGGCGCGGGCATCGCCCTGGACGACTTCGGCAAGGAATATTCGTCCTTAAGCTACATAAAGAAGCTTCCCGTCCAGGCCATCAAGATCGACCGCTCCTTCATCGACGGCCTGCCGGGCGACGAGGACGACGCCAGCATCGTCAAGTCCGTGCTCTCGCTGGCCCAGGGGCTGGAGCTGCGCGTGGTGGCCGAGGGCGTGGAAACCCGCGCCCAGCTCGATTTCCTTGTGGGGCTCGGCTGCAGCGAATTCCAGGGCTATCTGTTCAGCAAGCCCCTGCCCGCCGTTGACATGCAGACGCTTCTGGGGCAGTCGGACCCGTTCCCCCTGCCCTAA
- a CDS encoding LytS/YhcK type 5TM receptor domain-containing protein: MNDFFNPQVPELFLNLSQRFGLLLAGCFAVMTVTAIDKLGPRRDRPAWATALLTVLFGLFGVLGTYSGNTVFQSFANLRGMVVVTAGLFGGPVVGVGAGLIAGGHRYLMDIGGFSALPCGLATLLEGAAAGFIAHRRQAHALDWRLAMLLCLGGEAIHQLLVLGLARPFPTAVAVVQVIALPMIVFNSLGAALLVQALNLQMSYRQARNRDLARQILSIANQTLAHLRSGLTETSARATAAIILREAQAPAVAVTSGLTILAHLGAGEDHHTIGCEARTKATHKVIETGEPLFVRDKSDICCSDPNCPLTEAIIVPLRKGDGILGCLKLYGTRRQPLDETLFELAKGLADLFSTQLELENIGIKNQLLAHAEIRRLQAQINPHFLFNSLNTIASFCRTAPSQARELLLDLSRYMRRNLDSSRGLIRLSDEIEQTNAYLAIEQARFGQRIRAEVDMGPGAEDCVTPPLIVQPLVENAVRHGLLPRPEGGLVKLTAWREDGHLLVEVHDDGVGMSPEQVRAITTATELESLSEGVGARNSNQRLVQLYGPAYAMVVMSSPGEGTSISLRIPQ; this comes from the coding sequence ATGAACGACTTCTTCAATCCCCAGGTTCCGGAGCTGTTCCTCAACCTCTCCCAGCGCTTCGGCCTGCTTTTGGCGGGCTGCTTCGCGGTGATGACCGTCACCGCCATCGACAAGCTGGGGCCGCGACGCGACAGGCCCGCCTGGGCCACGGCGCTCTTGACCGTGCTCTTCGGCCTTTTCGGGGTGCTGGGCACCTATTCCGGCAACACGGTGTTCCAGTCCTTCGCCAATCTGCGGGGCATGGTGGTGGTCACGGCCGGGCTCTTCGGCGGTCCAGTGGTGGGCGTCGGGGCCGGGCTTATCGCCGGGGGGCACCGCTACCTTATGGACATCGGCGGGTTTTCCGCCCTGCCCTGCGGATTGGCAACGCTGCTGGAGGGCGCCGCAGCCGGGTTCATCGCCCACAGACGGCAAGCCCACGCGCTGGACTGGCGCCTGGCCATGCTGCTGTGCCTGGGCGGCGAAGCCATACACCAGCTGCTGGTGCTGGGCCTGGCGCGCCCCTTCCCCACCGCCGTGGCCGTGGTGCAGGTCATCGCCCTGCCCATGATCGTGTTCAATTCCCTTGGCGCGGCGCTACTGGTGCAGGCGCTGAACCTGCAAATGAGCTACCGCCAGGCCAGAAACCGCGACTTGGCCCGGCAGATCCTCTCCATCGCCAACCAGACCCTGGCGCACCTGCGCTCCGGGCTCACCGAGACCTCGGCCCGCGCCACCGCGGCCATCATCCTGCGCGAGGCGCAGGCGCCCGCCGTGGCCGTGACCAGCGGCCTCACCATCCTGGCGCACCTGGGCGCTGGCGAGGACCACCACACCATCGGCTGTGAGGCGCGCACCAAGGCCACCCACAAGGTCATCGAGACCGGCGAGCCGCTCTTCGTGCGCGACAAAAGCGACATCTGCTGCTCCGACCCCAATTGCCCCCTCACCGAGGCCATCATCGTGCCCCTGCGCAAGGGTGATGGCATCCTCGGCTGCCTGAAGCTTTACGGCACCCGCCGCCAGCCCCTGGACGAGACGCTCTTCGAACTGGCCAAAGGCCTGGCCGACCTCTTCTCCACCCAGCTGGAGCTGGAGAACATCGGCATCAAGAACCAGCTGCTGGCCCACGCGGAGATCCGCCGCCTGCAGGCGCAGATCAACCCGCACTTCCTGTTCAACTCGCTGAACACCATCGCCAGTTTCTGCCGCACCGCGCCCTCCCAGGCCCGCGAACTTCTGCTGGACCTCTCGCGCTACATGCGACGCAACCTCGACTCCAGCCGGGGGCTCATCCGACTCTCGGACGAGATCGAGCAGACAAACGCCTATCTCGCCATCGAACAGGCCCGCTTCGGGCAACGAATCCGCGCAGAGGTGGACATGGGTCCCGGTGCGGAGGACTGCGTCACCCCCCCGCTCATCGTCCAGCCCCTTGTGGAGAACGCCGTGCGCCATGGCCTTCTGCCCCGGCCAGAGGGCGGACTGGTGAAGCTCACCGCCTGGAGGGAGGACGGGCACCTGCTGGTGGAGGTGCACGACGACGGCGTGGGCATGAGCCCGGAGCAGGTGCGCGCCATCACCACCGCCACGGAGCTGGAGTCCTTGAGCGAAGGCGTGGGCGCGCGCAACTCCAACCAGCGTCTGGTGCAGCTCTATGGCCCGGCCTACGCCATGGTGG
- a CDS encoding LytR/AlgR family response regulator transcription factor has translation MTAPHLRALIVDDEAPARDELLYLLEAHPDVEAAQAAGAREAMSALAHGGFDLVFQDIQMPGEDGFAVLAAAQELERPPLFVFVTAFDQHAIRAFEENAADYLLKPVAPDRLAKSLGRVRRALAEPAPQDLSLAIERLLSSAGRDAARPLGRIAVEQGGRIALIPTSSILFIEADEKRLVAVTACERLTCHGLPTLAKAAERLTGQAFFQANRAQLVNLEHIVEFTPWFGGKYCVVMADPARTEVTVSRNRVRAFKQRLGI, from the coding sequence GTGACCGCACCGCATCTGCGCGCCCTCATCGTGGACGACGAGGCCCCTGCCCGCGACGAACTGCTGTATCTGCTTGAGGCCCACCCGGACGTGGAGGCCGCGCAGGCGGCAGGCGCGCGCGAGGCCATGTCGGCCCTGGCGCACGGCGGCTTCGACCTCGTGTTCCAGGACATCCAGATGCCCGGCGAGGACGGCTTCGCCGTGCTGGCTGCGGCCCAGGAACTGGAGCGGCCGCCCCTGTTCGTCTTCGTCACCGCCTTTGACCAGCACGCCATACGGGCCTTCGAGGAAAACGCCGCGGACTATCTGCTGAAGCCCGTGGCCCCGGACCGGCTGGCCAAAAGCCTGGGCCGCGTGCGCAGGGCGCTTGCCGAACCCGCGCCCCAAGATCTGAGCCTGGCCATCGAACGCCTGCTTTCTTCGGCCGGAAGAGACGCCGCGCGGCCGCTCGGGCGCATCGCCGTTGAGCAGGGGGGCCGCATCGCCCTCATCCCCACGTCCAGCATCCTCTTCATCGAGGCCGACGAAAAGCGGCTGGTGGCCGTGACTGCCTGCGAGCGCCTGACCTGCCACGGCCTGCCCACCCTGGCCAAGGCGGCGGAGCGTCTGACCGGACAGGCCTTCTTCCAGGCCAACCGCGCCCAGTTGGTGAACCTGGAGCACATCGTCGAGTTCACGCCCTGGTTCGGCGGCAAGTACTGCGTGGTCATGGCCGACCCCGCCAGAACCGAAGTGACCGTGAGCAGAAACCGCGTGCGCGCCTTCAAGCAGCGCCTGGGCATCTAA